The following proteins are encoded in a genomic region of Maniola jurtina chromosome 17, ilManJurt1.1, whole genome shotgun sequence:
- the LOC123873674 gene encoding toll-like receptor 13, with the protein MWLAHTLSLLICIAQYAKCNLLGEYEELSRNILYPPEDHTVAALPVEVGKDKTSGCICRSTKSRKVMVCFGNYECRRFPKVNVRSELLVVRTTVLPEIRVGELDALHYLKALKIEANHQLKYIQPGLFRNLTRLQRLSISYNTQLQVILDGTFAGLKSLRELNLVNNGFVNILLLTPALKPSLLPSLKVLDISENSFDTIPENTFDPMKGTTLHKLKINLCQLDFIHPNSFLRLQMLQELGIGANDFNSSIISDILISLKRHNRSLTTLDISDMGFRKHPPRKLMEIIANTTVEKLTLSDNQFEIISDDTFPNMPNIKVLNLRRISAILVRPRAFDPFKFPNLRILLLSGNNLPGIHFRHISNQQLILLDLSSNKGTNSNPMYFEIDRGAFLDCNALKVLNLAFNRMKSIFDYTFMGLENLRILNLENGTIFHIGDGTFKPLKHLEVLNLANNPLTANQNLTSGIFDGLNELKMLTLKNCGIKHLYDDDNMFEMLPNLTHLILANNELYYITPELLKPLKLLQELDLSNNLIMSWWAPLFLSSGVKPCNLYLGDNKITHFTLSMMQDINFLLENKKNCSIEIDLENNLFICDCSSMYKPSMWLGINGSQALIDYFVHSNFLCSSPDVWEDRRVADYLSSIKNMRCLMYDKISNIMLLVWTAPSIVTLIIVVMIIVCVYRYRIYIRYWLFLAKLALGRRFIKKSLKAPPDPESGHKYDAFVSYCTEDREFVAELISQLECSPPYLKLCIYERDFEIGSFISESILASINESRYIILVISNNFAKSQWCRWETQLAEYHRLFLEDGTSYDPLVLIRMDDVESKYLTTTLKFLLKTKIYLSWDEQKSEEFWKRLRNVLNKNR; encoded by the exons ATGTGGCTGGCCCATACCCTAAGCCTACTAATTTGTATCGCCCAATACGCTAAGTGCAACCTTCTAGGAGAATACGAAGAGTTATCCCGTAACATTCTCTACCCGCCAGAAGACCATACGGTTGCAGCACTGCCCGTAGAAGTAGGGAAGGACAAAACTTCTGGATGCATTTGTAGAAGCACCAAGAGCCGTAAGGTGATGGTCTGCTTTGGGAACTACGAGTGCAGAAGGTTTCCTAAG GTAAATGTGAGAAGCGAACTACTCGTAGTAAGAACGACAGTTTTGCCAGAAATTCGAGTTGGTGAATTAGATGCCTTGCACTATTTGAAGGCTTTGAAAATAGAGGCTAATCATCAGCTGAAGTACATTCAGCCAGGACTGTTCCGCAACTTGACGAGGTTGCAGCGATTATCAATATCTTACAATACTCAACTACAAGTTATCCTGGATGGGACGTTTGCAGGATTGAAAAGTCTAAGGGAATTGAATCTGGTCAATAATGGATTTGTTAACATTTTACTGCTAACTCCAGCATTGAAACCCTCGTTATTACCATCTCTAAAAGTTCTCGACATATCAGAAAACTCATTTGACACGATTCCAGAGAACACTTTCGACCCGATGAAAGGAACGACACTACATAAGCTCAAAATAAATTTATGTCAACTTGATTTTATTCATCCCAACAGTTTTTTACGTTTACAAATGCTGCAAGAGTTAGGTATTGGTGCAAATGACTTTAATTCATCAATTATAAGTGATATTCTTATCAGTCTGAAAAGACATAATAGGAGCCTTACAACTCTTGACATATCCGACATGGGCTTCCGGAAGCATCCTCCGAGAAAACTCATGGAGATTATTGCGAATACAACAGTAGAGAAATTAACGTTATCAGACAATCAATTTGAGATAATTTCTGATGATACTTTCCCGAATATGCCCAATATAAAAGTGTTAAACCTACGAAGAATCAGTGCGATACTTGTCAGACCAAGAGCTTTCGATCCGTTTAAATTTCCAAATCTCCGCATCCTGTTGCTGAGTGGCAACAATTTGCCCGGAATTCACTTCAGGCACATATCTAACCAACAACTTATCCTACTAGATTTATCATCTAACAAAGGCACTAACTCTAACCCCATGTACTTTGAAATTGACAGAGGGGCGTTCCTCGACTGTAATGCATTAAAGGTCCTAAATTTAGCTTTTAATAGAATGAAGTCAATCTTCGACTACACATTCATGGGGTTAGAAAATCTAAGAATATTAAATTTAGAAAACGGTACCATCTTTCACATAGGTGATGGAACTTTTAAGCCATTGAAACATTTAGAAGTGTTAAATTTAGCCAATAATCCTCTAACTGCTAATCAAAATTTAACAAGTGGAATTTTCGATGGACTGAATGAATTGAAAATGTTAACTCTCAAGAATTGTGGTATCAAACATCTTTACGATGACGATAACATGTTTGAGATGCTGCCCAATTTAACTCACCTGATACTGGCTAACAATGAATTGTATTACATTACTCCAGAGTTATTGAAACCGTTGAAATTGTTGCAAGAGCTGGATCTGAGTAATAATTTGATAATGTCGTGGTGGGCacctttatttttatcatcaggAGTGAAACCTTGCAATTTATATTTAGGGGACAATAAAATTACACATTTCACGTTAAGTATGATGCAGGACATAAATTTCTtgctagaaaataaaaaaaattgttccattGAAATTGACCTTGagaataatttgtttatttgtgaTTGTTCGTCTATGTACAAGCCCTCCATGTGGCTGGGAATTAATGGTTCTCAAGCACTGATTGATTATTTTGTGCATTCAAATTTTTTGTGCAGTAGTCCGGATGTTTGGGAAGACCGACGAGTGGCAGATTATCTCTCATCGATTAAGAATATGCGCTGTCTGATGTATGATAAGATCTCAAACATAATGCTTTTAGTGTGGACAGCACCGTCAATAGTCACTTTAATAATAGTGGTTATGATAATAGTATGTGTATATAGATATAGAATTTATATTAGATATTGGTTATTTTTAGCTAAATTAGCTTTAGGTAGAAGATTTATTAAGAAATCTTTGAAAGCACCTCCAGACCCTGAGAGCGGGCACAAGTACGATGCATTTGTGTCATACTGTACTGAAGATAGAGAATTTGTCGCCGAGCTCATTAGTCAGTTAGAATGTTCGCCGCCTTATTTGAAACTGTGTATTTACGAGAGGGATTTTGAAATAGGTTCCTTTATATCAGAATCGATATTAGCTAGCATAAatgaaagtaggtacattattttagttataaGTAACAATTTTGCAAAATCTCAGTGGTGCAGATGGGAGACTCAGTTGGCTGAATACCACAGGTTGTTTCTCGAGGACGGAACGTCTTACGATCCATTAGTGCTAATAAGGATGGATGACGTGGAGAGCAAATATTTAACTACGACTCTAAAGTTTCTATTGAAGACTAAGATATATTTGTCGTGGGACGAACAGAAATCTGAAGAGTTTTGGAAGAGATTACGAAATGTTCTCAATAAAAATAGATAG